In a single window of the Desulfovibrio aminophilus DSM 12254 genome:
- a CDS encoding tetratricopeptide repeat protein: protein MHHLLRHGEPFAPRHEDSLCLFHHIPKCAGSSFNALLRRSHAERFIHLDQPADYERLARLGSGPWFLSGHIVWGCHAAVPGNRRTAYVTFLRDPHRTFLSLHHYLWKSGRMQKDLEQYLLTEHQPNHMVRWLGSGSLSLAKERLEGLFLHFGLVERMEDSLRLMASDLGLTLGDMPRVNVSGAARLEFPADLLPAFLETNALDMELYAWAVRLFTKRAIDLPPVATLDVCDPPAATRTDWNRFAVKALDSGRYEDALLALEEKTPRHPRDYGLLAQVQERLGRFSRALALYRKVEAAHPHSYALEMSRILLRCGQVEQALATARRHDLFWSRFTPGFPDAHAVGRRLLTRRFLAQSLLDLGRRTEALKTALSVVELETVGCRNRLWLAGFLLDCGETAAARHLLETLAAPEDASERGLLHSLTARLLEAEGNGAGALAEHDRALAAAPLSWPVLQNAVTCARRQGEHRRAVEALRAFRRDRRDHELLARVDRELSATLFEAGEVEEAASVFSGIRSDDRLIGPAWGDPRRELSLTRVFVRTGRMLVLRTAPWVHFFAFLQKARPLFHGRMDVLTANPDFLTQRNPDGMGSILAMPSGRFSHAEHAETLAPAIFNGMYDAVVVLTSNLDARWYGDIFRLAGDIPAAERLIYSMDQAASRRFRSFFLPLPPEREPDNAAPQPAEVLPEERSTRPARSLSAR, encoded by the coding sequence ATGCACCATCTGCTGCGCCACGGCGAACCCTTCGCTCCCCGGCACGAAGATTCCCTGTGCCTCTTCCACCACATCCCCAAATGCGCGGGATCGAGCTTCAACGCCCTGTTGCGCCGCAGCCACGCCGAACGCTTCATCCACCTGGACCAGCCCGCCGACTACGAACGCCTGGCCCGGCTGGGCTCCGGGCCCTGGTTCCTTTCCGGGCACATCGTCTGGGGCTGCCACGCCGCCGTGCCCGGCAACCGCCGGACGGCCTACGTGACCTTCCTCCGCGATCCGCACCGGACCTTCCTGTCCCTGCACCACTATCTCTGGAAGAGCGGCCGGATGCAGAAAGATCTGGAGCAATACCTGCTCACCGAGCACCAGCCCAACCACATGGTGCGCTGGCTCGGCTCCGGCAGCCTGTCCCTGGCCAAGGAGCGGCTCGAAGGCCTCTTCCTCCATTTCGGACTGGTGGAGCGCATGGAGGATTCCCTGCGGCTCATGGCCTCGGACCTCGGCCTGACCCTCGGGGACATGCCCAGGGTCAACGTCTCCGGAGCCGCCCGCCTGGAATTTCCAGCCGATCTGCTCCCGGCGTTCCTGGAAACGAACGCCCTGGACATGGAGCTGTACGCCTGGGCCGTACGCCTCTTCACCAAGCGCGCGATCGACCTGCCGCCGGTCGCAACGCTCGACGTCTGCGATCCGCCCGCCGCCACGCGCACCGACTGGAACCGCTTCGCCGTGAAGGCGCTGGATTCCGGCCGCTACGAGGATGCGCTTCTGGCCCTGGAGGAAAAGACGCCCCGACACCCCCGCGATTACGGCCTGCTGGCCCAGGTGCAGGAACGCCTGGGCCGTTTCAGCCGGGCCCTGGCCCTGTACCGCAAGGTCGAAGCCGCCCACCCCCATTCCTACGCCCTGGAGATGTCCCGTATCCTGCTGCGCTGCGGCCAGGTCGAACAGGCCCTGGCCACGGCCCGGAGGCATGACCTGTTCTGGAGCCGCTTCACGCCCGGCTTTCCCGACGCCCACGCCGTGGGCCGGCGGCTGCTGACCCGGCGCTTCCTGGCCCAGTCCCTGCTCGACCTGGGACGCAGGACCGAGGCCCTGAAAACGGCCCTGTCCGTGGTTGAACTGGAGACGGTGGGCTGCCGGAACCGCCTCTGGCTGGCCGGATTCCTGCTCGACTGCGGCGAGACGGCCGCCGCCCGCCACCTGCTCGAAACACTGGCCGCGCCGGAAGACGCCTCGGAACGAGGGCTGTTGCATTCGCTCACGGCCCGACTGCTGGAGGCCGAGGGAAACGGCGCCGGGGCGCTCGCCGAGCACGACCGGGCCCTGGCCGCTGCTCCCCTGTCCTGGCCCGTGCTCCAGAACGCTGTGACCTGCGCCCGCAGGCAGGGTGAACACCGTCGGGCCGTGGAGGCGCTACGCGCCTTCCGCCGGGACCGCCGGGACCATGAATTGCTCGCGCGGGTGGACCGTGAGCTGTCAGCCACGCTCTTCGAAGCCGGCGAGGTGGAGGAGGCCGCCTCGGTCTTTTCCGGCATCCGTTCCGATGACCGTTTGATCGGCCCGGCCTGGGGCGATCCCCGCCGGGAGCTGTCCCTGACGCGCGTCTTCGTGAGGACCGGCCGCATGCTCGTGCTGCGCACCGCGCCCTGGGTCCACTTCTTCGCCTTCCTGCAGAAGGCCCGCCCCTTGTTCCACGGCAGAATGGACGTACTGACCGCCAACCCCGACTTCCTGACCCAGCGGAACCCCGACGGGATGGGGAGCATCCTGGCCATGCCCTCCGGCAGGTTCAGCCATGCCGAGCACGCCGAGACGCTGGCTCCGGCCATCTTCAACGGGATGTACGACGCGGTGGTGGTCCTGACCTCGAACCTGGACGCGCGCTGGTACGGCGACATCTTCCGCCTGGCCGGGGACATCCCGGCGGCGGAGCGTCTGATCTATTCCATGGATCAGGCCGCCTCGAGGCGCTTCCGCTCCTTCTTCCTGCCGCTGCCCCCGGAACGGGAGCCGGACAACGCCGCTCCGCAGCCGGCCGAGGTTCTCCCCGAGGAGCGGTCCACCCGGCCCGCCAGGAGCCTCTCGGCCAGATAG
- a CDS encoding class I SAM-dependent methyltransferase, with protein MSALKVHLGCGKRRLAGYAHVDLADYPHIDHRHDIRTLPMFADGTVDLLYASHTLEYFDRVEVREVLAEWRRVLRPGGTLRLAVPDFEALARVYLDSGNLGLVIGPLYGRWEVPGGPVLHHRTVYDFAALKGVLEDCGFAGVRRWDWREIFTGELAGYDDYSQAYIPHMDKDHGRLISLNVEADKA; from the coding sequence ATGAGCGCGCTCAAGGTGCATCTCGGCTGCGGCAAGCGCCGTCTGGCGGGCTATGCGCACGTGGACTTGGCCGACTATCCGCACATCGATCACCGCCACGACATCCGCACCCTGCCCATGTTCGCGGACGGAACCGTGGACCTGCTCTACGCCTCGCACACCCTGGAATACTTCGACCGGGTGGAGGTCCGCGAGGTTCTGGCGGAGTGGCGGCGGGTGCTGCGGCCGGGCGGAACGCTGCGGCTGGCCGTGCCGGACTTCGAGGCCCTGGCCCGGGTCTACCTGGACAGCGGGAACCTCGGACTGGTCATCGGCCCGCTCTACGGGCGCTGGGAGGTGCCCGGCGGCCCGGTGCTGCACCACCGCACGGTCTACGACTTCGCCGCCCTGAAGGGCGTGTTGGAGGATTGCGGTTTCGCGGGCGTCCGGCGCTGGGACTGGCGCGAGATCTTCACCGGCGAGCTGGCGGGCTACGACGACTACTCCCAGGCCTACATCCCGCACATGGACAAGGACCACGGCAGGCTCATCAGCCTGAACGTGGAGGCCGACAAGGCCTGA
- a CDS encoding DegT/DnrJ/EryC1/StrS family aminotransferase produces the protein MKFLHQVEPYLSGREKTALAEYLDSGGWLTEFEKTRQFEALVAEAAGVAHAAVLTNGTVGLYLALKALGVGPGDRVVVPNYTMIATVNAVVWAGAEPVLADVDPATLCLDLGTVPDVPAKAMIYVEINGRRGDMEAVSAFCRARGMALLEDSCQALGSSWNGRPLGSFGAMGVFSFTPHKIITTGQGGAVVTDDPALDREVRRLKDFCRTAPATDQHDAVGFNFKFTDLQAVVGIEQIRDLAWRIGRRREVYGWYRELLAGVPGVVFPPADLTQVTPWFVDPLLPSRELRDGLAVHLKSRGVGSRPYYPPVNAQPVYARLTPPDGLPVSEELAVRGLWLPSSIGLPREDVERVCAEVREFMEGRA, from the coding sequence ATGAAGTTCCTGCACCAGGTGGAGCCTTATCTTTCCGGTCGCGAGAAGACGGCCTTGGCCGAATACCTGGACTCGGGCGGCTGGCTCACCGAGTTCGAGAAGACCCGGCAGTTCGAGGCCCTGGTGGCCGAGGCCGCCGGAGTGGCCCACGCGGCGGTCCTGACCAACGGCACCGTGGGCCTGTATCTGGCCCTCAAGGCCCTGGGCGTGGGCCCGGGCGACCGGGTGGTGGTGCCTAACTACACGATGATCGCCACGGTCAACGCCGTGGTCTGGGCCGGGGCCGAGCCGGTCTTGGCCGACGTGGACCCCGCCACCCTCTGCCTGGATCTGGGCACGGTCCCGGACGTTCCGGCCAAGGCCATGATCTACGTGGAGATCAACGGCCGCCGCGGAGACATGGAGGCGGTCTCGGCCTTCTGCCGCGCGCGCGGCATGGCCCTGCTGGAGGATTCCTGCCAGGCTTTGGGCTCCTCTTGGAACGGCAGGCCCCTGGGCTCCTTCGGGGCCATGGGGGTCTTCTCCTTCACCCCGCACAAGATCATCACCACCGGCCAGGGCGGCGCCGTGGTCACCGACGATCCGGCCCTGGACCGCGAGGTCCGCAGGCTCAAGGATTTCTGCCGCACGGCCCCGGCCACGGACCAGCACGACGCCGTGGGCTTCAACTTCAAGTTCACCGATCTCCAGGCCGTGGTCGGCATCGAGCAGATCAGGGATCTGGCCTGGCGCATCGGCCGCCGCCGCGAGGTCTACGGCTGGTACCGCGAACTTCTGGCCGGCGTGCCCGGCGTGGTTTTCCCCCCGGCGGACCTCACCCAGGTCACGCCCTGGTTCGTGGACCCGCTCCTGCCCTCGCGGGAGCTGCGCGACGGCCTGGCCGTCCACCTCAAGTCCCGGGGCGTCGGCAGCCGTCCCTACTACCCGCCGGTGAATGCCCAGCCCGTGTACGCCCGGCTGACCCCTCCCGACGGTCTGCCGGTGTCCGAGGAGCTGGCCGTGCGCGGGCTCTGGCTGCCCTCGTCCATCGGCCTGCCGCGCGAGGACGTGGAACGGGTCTGCGCCGAGGTTCGCGAATTCATGGAGGGCCGGGCATGA
- a CDS encoding glycosyltransferase family 2 protein: protein MPLVSIVVPVYNQAQYLPMTLDAVMFQEHPDIELVIVNDGSTDDTPAVIEDFLTRVRTETASFARRYDEAADTVEREVHPRYPQNRLIRVLHHERNSGLGATLNTGFRAATGEFCTYIASDDMLLPSMVSECLAAMERTTADFAYADMHVVDDRGRILRRFSLPEADFAACFGDWYFCGVCKLYRRSLHERLGWYREDLLSHDHELYQRFAMHGVPFVHVPKVLANVRIHGADRQVDNHTPGQWNRLFRESIALVREAREFLRTGKTPQP from the coding sequence ATGCCCCTCGTCTCCATCGTGGTGCCGGTCTACAACCAGGCCCAATATCTGCCCATGACCCTGGACGCGGTCATGTTCCAGGAGCACCCCGACATCGAGCTCGTCATCGTCAACGACGGCTCCACCGACGACACGCCCGCGGTCATCGAGGACTTCCTGACCCGGGTCCGGACGGAAACGGCCTCTTTCGCCCGGCGCTACGACGAGGCCGCCGACACTGTGGAGCGCGAGGTCCATCCCCGCTACCCCCAGAACCGGCTGATCCGTGTCCTGCATCACGAGCGGAACAGCGGCCTGGGCGCGACCCTGAACACCGGCTTCCGGGCCGCCACGGGCGAATTCTGCACCTACATCGCCTCCGACGACATGCTCCTGCCGTCCATGGTTTCCGAATGTCTGGCCGCCATGGAACGGACCACAGCCGACTTCGCCTACGCCGACATGCACGTGGTCGACGACCGGGGCCGCATCCTGCGGCGCTTCTCCCTGCCGGAAGCCGACTTCGCCGCCTGCTTCGGCGACTGGTACTTCTGCGGGGTCTGCAAGCTCTACCGCCGCTCCCTGCACGAGCGCCTGGGCTGGTACCGCGAGGATCTCCTGTCCCACGACCACGAGCTTTACCAGCGCTTCGCCATGCACGGCGTCCCCTTCGTCCATGTTCCCAAGGTCCTGGCCAACGTGCGCATCCACGGCGCCGACCGCCAGGTGGACAACCACACCCCGGGCCAGTGGAACCGCCTCTTCCGTGAATCCATCGCCCTGGTGCGCGAGGCCCGCGAGTTCCTGCGCACCGGAAAGACTCCCCAGCCCTGA
- a CDS encoding NAD+ synthase yields the protein MKLALLQIDPLVGDLDGNAARIAEAVRKAAALGADLCLTPEMALLGYPPRDLLLYDAVLERTRVRAEDLAAELAGLPPVLVGAVEVNPSREGRGAFNCALLLRDGAVEKSFRKTLLPTYDVFDEDRYFEPSTPGWDNFFQLGGRTIAVTICEDLWNDGDFWPRPRYHADPVKEIARRRPDLVVNLSASPFSLGKQALRQNLLGALAAKLGLPLAYANQVGGNDDLVFDGRSCAFGPDGALLARARGFDEDILLVDLDDGGNRIEDDDLSPESESWRALVLGARDYMRKSGFSKALLGLSGGIDSALVAVVAAEAVGPENVTGVLMPSPHSSAGSVDDSLELARRLGIRTVTLPIGPLMGGFAETLKDAFAGLPEDVTEENIQSRIRGNLLMALSNKFRALLLTTGNKSELAVGYCTIYGDMSGGLAVISDLPKTAVYRLARWINARRGAPIPEAVLTKAPSAELRPGQVDQDSLPPYDMLDEILALHIEGRRSGEEIATRGFDPATVRRVLGLVAAAEFKRRQAVPGIKLTERSFGTGWRMPLACRRML from the coding sequence ATGAAACTCGCCTTGCTCCAGATCGATCCCCTGGTCGGCGACCTGGACGGCAACGCCGCGCGCATCGCCGAGGCCGTCAGGAAGGCGGCCGCCCTCGGCGCGGACCTCTGCCTGACCCCGGAGATGGCCCTCCTGGGCTATCCGCCACGCGACCTGCTGCTCTACGACGCGGTCCTGGAACGGACCCGGGTCCGGGCCGAAGATCTCGCCGCCGAGCTGGCCGGGCTGCCGCCGGTGCTCGTCGGAGCCGTGGAGGTCAACCCCTCGCGCGAGGGACGAGGGGCCTTCAACTGCGCCCTGCTCCTGCGCGACGGCGCGGTGGAGAAAAGCTTCCGCAAGACGCTCTTGCCGACCTACGACGTCTTCGACGAGGATCGCTATTTCGAGCCATCGACCCCGGGCTGGGACAACTTCTTTCAGTTGGGCGGCCGGACCATCGCCGTGACCATCTGCGAGGATCTCTGGAACGACGGCGATTTCTGGCCCAGGCCGCGCTACCACGCCGACCCGGTCAAGGAGATCGCCCGCCGCCGGCCGGACCTCGTGGTCAACCTCTCGGCCTCCCCCTTCTCGCTGGGCAAGCAGGCCCTGCGCCAAAACCTGCTTGGGGCCCTGGCCGCCAAGCTCGGCCTGCCCCTGGCCTACGCCAACCAGGTGGGCGGCAACGACGACCTGGTCTTCGACGGCCGCTCCTGCGCCTTCGGCCCGGATGGTGCGCTGCTGGCGCGAGCCCGGGGCTTCGACGAGGACATCCTCCTGGTGGACCTGGACGACGGGGGAAACCGGATCGAGGACGACGACCTCTCGCCGGAGTCCGAGAGCTGGCGGGCCCTGGTGCTCGGCGCCCGGGACTACATGCGCAAGAGCGGCTTCTCCAAGGCCCTGCTGGGCCTCTCCGGGGGCATCGACTCGGCCCTGGTGGCGGTGGTGGCGGCCGAGGCCGTCGGCCCGGAAAACGTCACCGGCGTGCTCATGCCCTCGCCCCACTCCAGCGCGGGCAGCGTGGACGACTCCCTGGAACTGGCCCGGCGGCTGGGCATCCGCACCGTGACCCTGCCCATCGGTCCGCTCATGGGCGGCTTCGCCGAGACGCTCAAGGACGCCTTCGCGGGACTGCCCGAGGACGTCACCGAAGAGAACATCCAGTCGCGCATCCGGGGCAACCTGCTCATGGCCCTGTCCAACAAGTTCCGCGCCCTGCTCCTGACCACGGGCAACAAGAGCGAGCTGGCCGTGGGCTACTGCACCATCTACGGCGACATGTCCGGCGGCCTGGCGGTCATCTCCGACCTGCCCAAGACCGCCGTGTACCGGCTGGCGCGCTGGATCAACGCCCGCCGGGGCGCCCCCATCCCCGAGGCCGTCCTGACCAAGGCCCCCTCGGCCGAGCTGCGGCCCGGACAGGTGGACCAGGACAGCTTGCCGCCCTACGACATGCTGGACGAAATCCTGGCCCTGCACATCGAGGGCCGCCGATCCGGGGAGGAAATCGCGACCCGGGGCTTCGATCCGGCCACGGTGCGCCGAGTGCTCGGGCTGGTGGCCGCCGCCGAGTTCAAGCGCCGCCAAGCCGTGCCCGGCATCAAGCTCACCGAAAGGAGCTTCGGCACGGGCTGGCGCATGCCCCTGGCCTGCCGCCGGATGCTCTGA
- a CDS encoding DegT/DnrJ/EryC1/StrS family aminotransferase produces MTIPFIDLKSQYRLIQDEVKKGIEAVLEHGAYVMGPEIRDLEARLAEFTGVKHAVACASGTDALLMALMALGIGRGDAVFTSPFTFMATAEVVSLLGATPVFCDIDPVTLNMDPESLDTVIQRTRAERLDLRPRAVISVDIFGVPCDYDAVDAVCRNHGLTLIQDAAQSFGALYKGKRCGAFGTIGCTSFFPAKPLGCYGDGGMCFTDSDEWNDLLQSVRIHGQGRDKYENVRLGINGRLDTMQAAVLLAKFKLFPREIELRQEAADRYAALLSQVPGLTVPTVPADCRSVWAQYSVLARDAAHRDELMAKLKAAGVPTAIYYPTPLHLQKAYSSLGHKPGDLPVCENVGSRIFSVPMHPYLTAEVQEQVAKAMLA; encoded by the coding sequence ATGACCATTCCCTTCATCGACCTCAAATCCCAGTATCGTCTCATTCAGGACGAGGTGAAGAAAGGCATCGAGGCCGTGCTGGAGCACGGGGCCTACGTCATGGGCCCGGAAATCCGCGACCTGGAAGCCCGCTTGGCCGAGTTCACCGGCGTGAAGCACGCAGTGGCCTGCGCCTCGGGCACGGACGCCCTGCTCATGGCCCTCATGGCCCTGGGCATCGGACGGGGCGACGCGGTCTTCACCTCGCCGTTCACCTTCATGGCCACCGCCGAGGTCGTCAGCCTGCTGGGGGCCACGCCGGTCTTCTGCGACATCGACCCCGTGACTCTCAACATGGACCCCGAGAGCCTGGACACGGTCATCCAGCGCACCCGCGCCGAGCGCCTGGATCTGCGGCCGCGCGCGGTCATCAGCGTGGACATCTTCGGCGTGCCCTGCGACTACGACGCCGTGGACGCGGTCTGCCGGAACCACGGCCTGACCCTCATCCAGGACGCGGCCCAGTCCTTCGGCGCGCTCTACAAGGGCAAGCGCTGCGGGGCCTTCGGCACCATCGGCTGCACCTCCTTTTTCCCGGCCAAGCCCCTGGGCTGCTACGGCGACGGCGGCATGTGCTTCACCGACTCCGACGAGTGGAACGACCTGCTCCAGTCCGTGCGCATCCACGGCCAGGGCCGAGACAAGTACGAGAACGTGCGCCTGGGCATCAACGGTCGTCTGGACACCATGCAGGCCGCCGTGCTTCTGGCCAAGTTCAAGCTTTTCCCGCGGGAGATCGAACTGCGCCAGGAGGCGGCCGACCGATATGCCGCGCTGCTCTCCCAGGTGCCCGGATTGACCGTGCCCACGGTCCCGGCCGACTGCCGGAGCGTCTGGGCCCAGTACTCCGTGCTGGCCCGTGACGCCGCCCACCGGGACGAACTCATGGCCAAGCTCAAGGCCGCCGGAGTGCCCACGGCCATCTACTACCCCACGCCGCTGCACCTGCAGAAGGCATACTCCTCCCTGGGGCACAAGCCCGGCGACCTGCCGGTCTGCGAGAATGTGGGCAGCCGCATCTTCAGCGTGCCCATGCATCCCTACCTCACCGCCGAGGTCCAGGAGCAGGTGGCCAAGGCCATGCTCGCCTGA
- a CDS encoding CinA family protein, with the protein MDGKLKGDILELGAVLRSRGATLACAESCTGGLLAGALTSVAGSSEWFLGGVVAYHDSIKSRLLDVPETFLRQHGAVSEPVVAAMARGVREAFCSDLAVSISGIAGPGGGTSEKPVGTVWMAWASAGGVTTRRFLFEGDRAAVREQSVAEAVSGLLALAGRS; encoded by the coding sequence ATGGACGGAAAACTGAAGGGCGATATTCTGGAATTGGGCGCTGTCTTGCGCTCCCGGGGAGCTACCCTGGCCTGCGCCGAGTCGTGCACCGGCGGCCTGCTGGCCGGAGCGCTGACATCGGTGGCGGGCAGCTCGGAGTGGTTCCTGGGCGGCGTGGTGGCCTACCACGACTCGATCAAGAGCCGTCTCCTGGACGTACCGGAAACCTTTCTGCGGCAGCATGGGGCGGTGAGCGAGCCCGTGGTCGCGGCCATGGCCCGGGGCGTGCGCGAGGCGTTCTGCTCCGATCTGGCCGTGTCCATCTCCGGCATCGCCGGACCCGGCGGCGGCACCTCCGAGAAGCCCGTGGGCACGGTCTGGATGGCCTGGGCCTCGGCCGGAGGCGTCACGACCCGGCGGTTCCTCTTCGAGGGCGACCGCGCGGCGGTGCGGGAACAGAGCGTGGCCGAGGCCGTGTCCGGCCTGCTGGCTCTGGCCGGGCGGAGCTGA
- a CDS encoding cobyric acid synthase, producing MRQSFLSGLDERLREERRYAHGGNLRKLAEKAGCAPSEILDFSVCLNPLGPPPWLAREVGRALAEVAAYPDSESSDVGLAACELYKVWPTQVVVGNGASELLQAVPRLGSWKQAVIPAPTYVDYGRVCRQAGLAVRTLALKPEQGFVLDMAALEREITAPSLVFLCRPNNPTGRGFEAQALRDLAGRRPDSLFVVDESFADFGEDQDRLVRRRPDNVLAVLSLTKFFCMPGLRLGLAFAEPETAARLKELLPPWSVNVMAQRVGARALKDRAYQEESQRRGRELREELAREIRALPGFQVLPSEANFLLCRTLRAGMTAREVFDRLLAERIAVRVCDNFEGLDDSWFRVGVRGAGDNARLVEGLARIAGISRPVAVERRRRTPALMVQGTSSDAGKSLLTAGLCRVFLQDGLRVAPFKAQNMSNNSFVTADGAEMGRAQVVQAQACRLAPDARMNPVLLKPGSDTGSQVVVLGRPVGNMNVGQYVEYKPTAFEAVKKAYDGLSAEFDLMVLEGAGSPAEINLKQHDIVNMRMAEYAEARVLLVGDIDRGGVFAALAGTMELFTEAERARVMGYALNKFRGDRSLLDPALSAMFELTGRPVLGVVPWLRDLGLPEEDSVSFGRGFGGADKRGDRLDVACLALPRVSNFNDLDPLAAEPDVALRLVESPLDLGRPDAVILPGSKSTVPDMRALKGAGMAAALRSLAADPSGPVIVGLCAGMQMLGAEILDPHGLESDGRGVDGFNLLPVSTTLVTEKTLTRVEGRHAASGLPVRGYEIHHGRSRALSERVEETVLDAEGRALGFGLPGGRVWGTYVHGLFDDDRFRRWFVDDLRRRKGLDPLGEPQTVYDLEPALDRLADAVRGSLDMARIYKALGFEVRGRGSLL from the coding sequence ATGCGGCAGTCGTTTCTGAGCGGTCTGGACGAACGGTTGCGCGAGGAGCGGCGCTACGCTCATGGCGGCAATCTGCGCAAGCTGGCCGAAAAGGCGGGCTGTGCGCCTTCTGAAATTCTCGATTTTTCGGTCTGTCTCAACCCCCTGGGGCCGCCGCCCTGGCTGGCCCGCGAGGTGGGGCGGGCCCTGGCCGAGGTCGCCGCCTACCCGGACTCCGAGAGTTCCGACGTGGGGCTGGCCGCCTGTGAACTGTACAAGGTCTGGCCCACCCAGGTGGTGGTGGGCAACGGGGCCTCGGAACTGCTCCAGGCCGTACCTCGGCTGGGCTCGTGGAAGCAGGCCGTGATCCCCGCGCCGACCTACGTGGATTATGGCCGGGTCTGCCGCCAGGCGGGCCTGGCGGTGCGGACCCTGGCGCTCAAGCCCGAGCAGGGCTTCGTCCTGGATATGGCGGCGTTGGAACGGGAGATCACCGCGCCGTCCCTGGTCTTCCTCTGCCGCCCCAACAATCCCACGGGCCGTGGCTTCGAGGCCCAGGCCCTGCGCGACCTAGCCGGACGCCGCCCGGACTCGCTGTTCGTGGTGGACGAGTCCTTCGCGGACTTCGGCGAGGACCAGGACCGCCTCGTGCGCCGTCGGCCGGACAACGTCCTGGCCGTGCTCTCCCTGACCAAGTTCTTCTGCATGCCGGGCCTGCGCCTGGGCCTGGCCTTCGCCGAGCCGGAAACCGCCGCCCGGCTCAAGGAACTGCTGCCGCCCTGGTCGGTGAACGTCATGGCCCAGCGGGTGGGCGCGCGGGCGCTCAAGGACCGGGCCTACCAGGAGGAGTCGCAGCGCCGGGGCCGCGAGCTTCGCGAGGAGCTGGCCCGGGAGATCCGGGCCCTGCCCGGGTTCCAGGTCCTGCCCTCGGAGGCCAACTTTCTGCTTTGTCGGACCCTGCGCGCGGGCATGACCGCCCGGGAGGTCTTCGACCGGCTCCTGGCCGAGCGCATCGCCGTGCGGGTCTGCGACAACTTCGAGGGCCTGGACGACTCCTGGTTCCGGGTGGGCGTGCGCGGGGCCGGGGACAACGCCCGGCTGGTGGAGGGCCTGGCGCGCATCGCCGGTATTTCACGGCCCGTGGCGGTCGAGCGCCGACGCCGCACTCCCGCGCTCATGGTCCAGGGCACCAGCTCGGACGCGGGCAAGAGCCTGCTCACCGCCGGGCTCTGCCGGGTCTTCCTCCAGGACGGCCTGCGCGTGGCCCCGTTCAAGGCCCAGAACATGTCCAACAACTCCTTCGTCACGGCCGACGGCGCGGAGATGGGCCGGGCCCAGGTGGTCCAGGCCCAGGCCTGCCGACTGGCCCCTGACGCGCGCATGAATCCGGTGCTGCTCAAGCCCGGCTCGGACACGGGCAGCCAGGTGGTGGTCCTGGGCAGGCCTGTGGGCAACATGAACGTGGGCCAGTACGTGGAGTACAAGCCCACGGCCTTCGAGGCCGTGAAGAAGGCCTATGACGGATTGTCGGCCGAGTTCGACCTGATGGTCCTGGAGGGCGCGGGCAGCCCGGCGGAGATCAACCTCAAACAGCACGACATCGTGAACATGCGCATGGCCGAGTATGCCGAGGCCCGGGTGCTCCTGGTGGGCGACATCGACCGGGGCGGGGTCTTCGCGGCCCTGGCCGGGACCATGGAGCTGTTCACCGAGGCCGAGCGGGCGCGGGTCATGGGCTACGCCCTGAACAAGTTCCGGGGCGACCGTTCCCTGCTCGACCCGGCGCTTTCGGCCATGTTCGAGCTCACCGGCCGCCCGGTGCTCGGCGTGGTCCCCTGGCTGCGTGACCTGGGCCTGCCCGAGGAGGACTCGGTGTCCTTCGGCCGGGGCTTCGGCGGCGCGGACAAGCGCGGGGACCGGCTGGACGTGGCCTGTCTGGCCCTGCCGCGCGTCTCCAACTTCAACGACCTTGACCCGCTGGCCGCCGAGCCGGACGTGGCCCTGCGGCTGGTGGAGTCACCCCTGGACCTGGGGCGGCCGGACGCGGTCATCCTGCCGGGGAGCAAGAGCACGGTGCCGGACATGCGCGCGCTCAAGGGCGCGGGCATGGCGGCTGCGCTGCGCTCCCTGGCCGCCGACCCCTCCGGCCCGGTGATTGTTGGGCTCTGCGCCGGGATGCAGATGCTCGGGGCCGAGATTCTCGACCCCCACGGCCTGGAGTCGGACGGCCGCGGCGTGGACGGCTTCAACCTTCTGCCCGTGAGCACCACCCTGGTCACGGAGAAGACCCTGACCCGGGTGGAGGGCCGCCACGCGGCCAGCGGCCTGCCCGTGCGCGGCTACGAGATCCACCACGGCCGCAGCCGCGCGCTGTCCGAGAGGGTGGAGGAGACCGTGCTGGACGCCGAGGGCCGGGCCCTGGGCTTCGGCCTGCCCGGCGGCCGCGTCTGGGGCACCTACGTGCATGGCCTGTTCGACGACGACCGCTTCCGGCGCTGGTTTGTGGACGACCTTCGGCGGCGCAAGGGGCTCGACCCCCTGGGCGAACCCCAGACGGTCTACGACCTGGAGCCCGCCCTGGACCGGCTGGCCGACGCGGTGCGCGGGAGCCTGGACATGGCCCGCATCTACAAGGCCCTGGGCTTCGAGGTCAGGGGGCGGGGCAGCCTGCTCTAG